A single genomic interval of Microbacterium hydrocarbonoxydans harbors:
- a CDS encoding ABC transporter substrate-binding protein produces MHHTVMRRRGLIAVTGAALAALVLSGCVASERGDGGSEGSGDVDGTFVFAASSDPASLDPAFAQDGESFRVSRQIFEGLVGTKPGTADPAPLLAEKWESSEDGMSHTFTLKEDVTFHDGTPFNAEAVCANFDRWFNWTGLAASEAFGYYYNKLFKGYAANAADAVYKSCTPDGDYSVTIDLNKPFAGFVASLSLPSFSMQSPSALQEFGADDVSGSAEAPVLSEYAMGHPVGTGPYQFDEWAPGEQVTLKAYDDYWGEAGQIDEIIFRTIDDPTARRQALESGSIDGYDLVGPADTKALEDDGFTMVSRPPFTILYLAFNQALPELQDPKVREALSYAVDKDALISQVLPEGTEKATQFVPEVVNGYNPDVTTYDYDPEKAKELLAEAGYDESNPLKLTFNYPVNVSRPYMPDPEQIFTVLSSQLAEVGVETTPVSEEWVEYLDRTTGTSDHGIHLLGWTGDYNDTDNFVGVFFGQKSSEWGFDNPELFQALTEARGVSNLEDQTALYEDINEMVAEFIPGVPLAHPAPTLAFDSRVESYPASPVNDEVFTDIVLTK; encoded by the coding sequence ATGCACCACACAGTCATGCGTCGGCGAGGACTCATCGCCGTCACCGGAGCAGCGCTCGCCGCGCTGGTCCTCTCGGGATGCGTCGCCAGCGAGCGCGGCGACGGCGGCTCCGAGGGCTCTGGGGATGTGGACGGCACGTTCGTGTTCGCCGCGTCCTCCGACCCCGCCAGCCTCGACCCGGCATTCGCCCAGGACGGCGAGAGCTTCCGCGTCTCCCGTCAGATCTTCGAGGGCCTCGTCGGCACGAAGCCCGGCACCGCCGACCCCGCGCCGCTCCTCGCCGAGAAGTGGGAGTCGTCGGAGGACGGCATGAGCCACACCTTCACGCTGAAGGAGGACGTGACCTTCCACGACGGCACGCCGTTCAACGCCGAGGCCGTGTGCGCGAACTTCGACCGCTGGTTCAACTGGACCGGTCTCGCCGCCTCCGAGGCATTCGGCTACTACTACAACAAGCTCTTCAAGGGCTACGCAGCGAACGCCGCCGACGCGGTCTACAAGTCCTGCACCCCTGACGGCGACTACTCGGTCACCATCGACCTGAACAAGCCGTTCGCCGGCTTCGTCGCGTCGCTGTCGCTGCCGTCCTTCTCGATGCAGAGCCCGTCGGCCCTGCAGGAGTTCGGCGCAGACGACGTCAGCGGCTCGGCCGAGGCGCCGGTGCTGTCCGAGTACGCGATGGGTCACCCGGTCGGCACCGGCCCGTACCAGTTCGACGAGTGGGCGCCGGGTGAGCAGGTCACCCTCAAGGCCTACGACGACTACTGGGGCGAGGCAGGGCAGATCGACGAGATCATCTTCCGCACGATCGACGACCCGACCGCACGCCGCCAGGCGCTCGAGTCCGGCTCGATCGACGGGTACGACCTCGTCGGACCGGCCGACACCAAGGCTCTCGAGGACGACGGCTTCACGATGGTGTCGCGTCCTCCGTTCACGATCCTGTACCTGGCGTTCAACCAGGCGCTTCCAGAGCTGCAGGACCCCAAGGTCCGCGAGGCGCTCTCGTACGCGGTCGACAAGGACGCGCTGATCAGCCAGGTCCTGCCTGAGGGCACCGAGAAGGCGACCCAGTTCGTCCCCGAGGTCGTCAACGGCTACAACCCGGACGTCACCACGTACGACTACGACCCCGAGAAGGCGAAGGAGCTCCTCGCCGAGGCCGGCTATGACGAGTCCAACCCGCTGAAGCTGACCTTCAACTACCCGGTCAACGTCTCGCGCCCGTACATGCCGGACCCCGAGCAGATCTTCACGGTCCTCTCGTCGCAGCTCGCCGAGGTCGGCGTCGAGACCACCCCGGTCTCGGAGGAGTGGGTCGAGTACCTCGACCGCACCACCGGCACGTCTGACCACGGCATCCACCTCCTGGGCTGGACCGGCGACTACAACGACACCGACAACTTCGTCGGCGTGTTCTTCGGACAGAAGAGCTCGGAGTGGGGCTTCGACAACCCCGAGCTGTTCCAGGCGCTGACCGAGGCGCGCGGCGTCTCGAACCTCGAGGACCAGACGGCCCTCTACGAGGACATCAACGAGATGGTCGCGGAGTTCATCCCCGGTGTGCCGCTCGCGCACCCCGCGCCCACCCTGGCGTTCGACTCGCGTGTCGAGAGCTACCCCGCCAGCCCGGTGAACGACGAGGTCTTCACGGACATCGTCCTCACCAAGTAG
- a CDS encoding glycoside hydrolase family 3 protein has protein sequence MSDDLARLANGVLWPGFFGTEPPAWLLDELGDGLAGVVYFGQNIGDGLAEMSARIRETNPDALIGVDEEGGSVTRLESATGSTLPGAAQLGVLDDVEATRMTGAELARRVAEVGANVVLGPVADVNTDPRNPVIGVRSFGSDEALVSRHVRAAVAGIQSGPAAACVKHFPGHGDTHVDSHHALPEIALDLDEFERVHLAPFRAAIAAGVDAIMTAHIVVPAWGEAPATLNPRVLEMLRDWGFDGVIISDALDMAAIRETVGIGRGAALALAAGTDLLCIGNPTNPGEAALADQDRRDFLDARDGIVAALLDGSLSRGRVEEAAQRVAALAEKLRAREAAVSPAGGYDARDIVDRAISGATADEASLAVVDARRRSTLAVDSAGAYVAEALAEDGHRARLDVARSSLEEQDAALDAAVAAEGLTVILLDRPDADDAQRALVERAAARDPETVVVNVGLAARRALPLPVIEVGAASRIGAQTARSRLLKGAPRRADLPPDGAGRPD, from the coding sequence ATGAGCGACGACCTCGCCCGTCTCGCCAACGGAGTGCTCTGGCCGGGCTTCTTCGGCACCGAGCCGCCCGCGTGGCTGCTCGACGAACTGGGCGACGGCCTGGCCGGTGTCGTCTACTTCGGGCAGAACATCGGAGACGGCCTCGCCGAGATGAGCGCGCGGATTCGAGAGACGAATCCGGATGCCCTGATCGGCGTCGACGAGGAGGGCGGCAGCGTCACCCGCCTGGAGTCCGCCACAGGATCCACACTCCCTGGCGCCGCGCAGCTCGGCGTGCTCGACGACGTCGAGGCCACCAGGATGACCGGGGCCGAGCTCGCTCGCCGCGTGGCCGAGGTCGGCGCGAACGTCGTGCTCGGGCCGGTCGCCGATGTCAACACCGACCCGCGCAATCCCGTGATCGGAGTGCGCTCATTCGGCAGCGACGAGGCCCTCGTCTCCCGCCATGTGCGGGCGGCCGTGGCCGGCATCCAGAGCGGCCCAGCGGCGGCCTGTGTCAAGCACTTCCCCGGCCACGGTGACACGCACGTCGACTCGCACCATGCTCTTCCGGAGATCGCGCTCGACCTCGACGAGTTCGAGCGCGTGCATCTCGCTCCGTTCCGTGCGGCGATCGCTGCGGGAGTCGATGCGATCATGACCGCGCACATCGTCGTCCCGGCATGGGGAGAGGCACCCGCGACGCTGAATCCGCGCGTGCTCGAGATGCTGCGCGACTGGGGCTTCGACGGAGTGATCATCTCCGACGCCCTCGACATGGCGGCGATCAGGGAGACCGTCGGCATCGGTCGTGGGGCAGCCCTCGCGCTCGCCGCCGGCACGGACCTGCTGTGCATCGGCAACCCGACGAATCCGGGCGAGGCCGCGCTCGCAGATCAGGACAGACGCGACTTCCTCGACGCCCGCGACGGCATCGTCGCAGCACTGCTCGACGGATCGCTGAGCCGGGGCCGGGTCGAGGAGGCGGCGCAGCGGGTCGCGGCTCTGGCCGAGAAGCTCCGGGCGCGCGAGGCCGCGGTGTCGCCGGCTGGGGGCTACGACGCGCGCGACATCGTCGACCGGGCGATCAGCGGTGCGACGGCGGATGAGGCGTCGCTCGCCGTCGTCGATGCCCGTCGCCGCTCGACCCTCGCGGTCGACAGCGCGGGTGCCTATGTCGCCGAGGCCCTGGCCGAGGACGGCCACCGGGCGCGGCTCGACGTCGCAAGGTCGTCGCTCGAGGAGCAGGACGCCGCGCTCGACGCTGCGGTCGCTGCAGAAGGGCTCACGGTGATCCTGCTGGACCGACCGGATGCGGACGACGCGCAGCGCGCGCTCGTCGAGCGGGCCGCCGCGCGCGACCCCGAGACGGTCGTGGTGAACGTCGGACTGGCTGCTCGGCGCGCGCTGCCGCTGCCCGTCATCGAGGTGGGCGCGGCCAGCAGGATCGGCGCTCAGACGGCCAGATCCCGTCTCCTGAAGGGGGCGCCGCGCCGCGCCGATCTTCCGCCGGACGGTGCAGGACGGCCCGACTGA
- a CDS encoding MurR/RpiR family transcriptional regulator encodes MDADVLALVRRSVPRLSAAEARVAETILGDPTLVVDLAINDLAQLCHTSLSTVARFAQSLGFSGYRELRVAVARTVTLAQAQQARFGLDTTEIDPEDEPSAIAAKLASQEIDAIEKTARGLDADALDRVARAVVAARHVDLFGQAASSLTAQDLQQKLARIGCSVAHSADPHLALTTASLRNQDDVVIAFSHGGETQEVVRAVEVARDAGALSVAITSAPDSTLALAADIVLLTYAQESPFRMAAMSSRIAQLALVDILFVRVVQHRGEPVVIPLQLTHDAAVTRRRR; translated from the coding sequence GTGGACGCCGATGTTCTCGCGCTGGTGCGCCGATCCGTTCCCCGACTGAGTGCTGCCGAAGCACGGGTCGCGGAGACGATACTCGGTGACCCCACGCTCGTCGTCGACCTGGCCATCAACGACCTCGCCCAGCTCTGTCACACCTCGCTGTCGACGGTCGCCCGCTTCGCGCAGTCCCTGGGGTTCAGCGGCTATCGGGAGCTGAGGGTCGCTGTCGCCCGCACCGTCACGCTCGCGCAGGCGCAGCAGGCCAGGTTCGGGCTGGACACCACCGAGATCGATCCGGAGGACGAGCCGTCGGCCATCGCCGCCAAGCTCGCGTCGCAGGAGATCGACGCGATCGAGAAGACGGCGCGGGGGCTGGATGCGGATGCGCTGGACCGCGTCGCGCGCGCGGTCGTCGCCGCGCGGCATGTCGACCTCTTCGGCCAGGCCGCGTCCTCGCTCACCGCGCAGGATCTGCAGCAGAAGCTCGCGCGCATCGGCTGCTCGGTCGCGCACTCGGCCGACCCCCACCTGGCGCTGACGACGGCATCGCTGCGCAACCAGGACGACGTGGTGATCGCGTTCTCCCACGGCGGCGAGACGCAGGAGGTCGTCAGAGCCGTGGAGGTCGCGAGGGACGCGGGAGCACTGTCGGTCGCCATCACCAGTGCACCGGACTCGACTCTCGCGCTGGCCGCCGACATCGTGCTGCTCACCTACGCGCAGGAGTCCCCGTTCCGGATGGCGGCGATGTCGAGCCGCATAGCGCAGCTGGCGCTCGTCGACATCCTGTTCGTCCGTGTGGTGCAGCATCGCGGTGAACCCGTTGTCATCCCCCTGCAGCTCACGCACGACGCCGCAGTGACACGGCGCCGTCGCTGA
- a CDS encoding carbohydrate ABC transporter permease, with product MSMVHAPLPATKTESTSASVAGGRPPKRGFSLITARPWLLLAPGLAILAVLMLWPLIQVVIYSLQDYGLREINTGESNWIGVDNYVEALTDPTLWTVVLPNTVGFAAVAVFVTVAVGTLVALLLAKLGTVWRTIVSSCIMVAWAMPAVTGTYVWTFIFDADRGIFNTVLQDLGLMDDPVNWFTNQWSFYAIVLLNVVHHGFPFVAITVLAGLLGVSKEMLEAAALDGANAWMRFWKIIFPTLKPVFSVVIILSTIWDFKVFAQVYLMPGGGGGNRSVLNLGVWSYVESFGQNRYGFGAALAVLLTLVLIGITIVYIRSLMKEDEL from the coding sequence ATGTCGATGGTGCACGCGCCGCTGCCGGCCACGAAGACGGAGTCCACCTCCGCCTCCGTGGCCGGCGGCCGGCCGCCCAAGCGGGGTTTCTCGCTGATCACGGCCCGCCCCTGGCTCCTTCTCGCCCCCGGTCTGGCCATCCTCGCGGTGCTCATGCTGTGGCCGCTGATCCAGGTCGTCATCTACTCGCTGCAGGACTACGGTCTGCGCGAGATCAACACCGGCGAGAGCAACTGGATCGGCGTCGACAACTACGTCGAGGCGCTCACCGACCCGACGCTCTGGACGGTCGTCCTTCCCAACACCGTCGGGTTCGCCGCGGTCGCGGTGTTCGTCACGGTCGCCGTCGGAACGCTCGTCGCCCTCCTGCTGGCGAAGCTCGGCACCGTCTGGCGCACCATCGTCTCCAGCTGCATCATGGTCGCGTGGGCGATGCCCGCCGTGACCGGCACGTACGTCTGGACCTTCATCTTCGATGCCGACCGCGGCATCTTCAACACCGTTCTGCAGGACCTCGGACTGATGGATGACCCGGTGAACTGGTTCACCAACCAGTGGTCGTTCTACGCGATCGTGCTGCTGAACGTCGTGCACCACGGCTTCCCGTTCGTCGCGATCACGGTGCTCGCCGGTCTGCTCGGCGTCTCGAAGGAGATGCTCGAGGCGGCCGCCCTCGACGGGGCGAATGCGTGGATGCGGTTCTGGAAGATCATCTTCCCGACCCTCAAGCCGGTGTTCTCGGTGGTCATCATCCTGTCGACGATCTGGGACTTCAAGGTCTTCGCGCAGGTCTACCTGATGCCAGGTGGAGGCGGCGGCAACCGCTCCGTGCTGAACCTCGGCGTCTGGTCGTACGTCGAGTCCTTCGGCCAGAACCGCTACGGCTTCGGTGCCGCGCTCGCCGTGCTGCTCACCCTCGTGCTGATCGGCATCACGATCGTGTACATCCGCTCCCTCATGAAGGAGGACGAGCTGTGA
- a CDS encoding sugar kinase, with protein MPDTSPLAACLGEGLVSFVPATAAPLEDARTFHRSLAGAEWNTAIALASAGIRAAVVSRVGDDGFGRFLTSELRRHDVDDSAVEIDADAPTGLYVKELSPRPDGSIDGTMHYYRAGSAASRMSPATLAAPPASALLAEAALVHTTGITPALSPSARATQDAVFDRPRDGRLLSFDLNWRPALWRGREDEGRHVIADLARRADILFCTRPDAEAVFGTSEPEQLRALFPEPRYLLATSPDGAVAFDGAERTESRSLDVPVVESIGAGDAFAAGFLAGVLTGLSLTGSLARAHRIATRVLVSTRDHVD; from the coding sequence GTGCCCGACACGTCTCCGCTCGCCGCCTGCCTGGGCGAGGGCCTGGTCTCCTTCGTCCCCGCGACCGCCGCTCCTCTCGAGGACGCCAGAACCTTCCATCGCTCGCTCGCCGGAGCGGAGTGGAACACGGCGATCGCCCTCGCATCCGCCGGCATCCGCGCGGCCGTCGTGTCCCGCGTCGGCGATGACGGCTTCGGGCGATTCCTCACCTCCGAGCTGCGCAGGCACGACGTCGACGACTCGGCCGTCGAGATCGACGCCGACGCGCCCACCGGCCTCTACGTGAAGGAGCTCTCGCCTCGGCCCGATGGATCGATCGACGGGACGATGCACTACTACCGGGCGGGATCTGCGGCCTCGCGGATGTCCCCTGCCACGCTCGCCGCTCCCCCGGCATCCGCTCTGCTGGCCGAGGCGGCGCTCGTGCACACGACCGGCATCACCCCCGCTCTCTCCCCGTCTGCTCGCGCCACCCAGGACGCCGTCTTCGACCGGCCCCGCGACGGCCGGCTGCTGAGCTTCGACCTGAACTGGCGCCCCGCGCTCTGGCGTGGGCGCGAGGACGAGGGGCGCCACGTGATCGCCGACCTCGCCCGTCGTGCCGACATCCTCTTCTGCACGCGTCCGGACGCCGAGGCGGTGTTCGGCACCTCCGAGCCCGAGCAGCTGCGCGCGCTGTTCCCCGAGCCCCGATACCTGCTCGCCACGAGCCCGGACGGCGCCGTCGCGTTCGACGGGGCCGAGCGCACGGAGAGCCGCTCGCTCGACGTCCCCGTCGTCGAGTCGATCGGCGCGGGAGACGCGTTCGCCGCCGGATTCCTCGCCGGCGTGCTGACCGGCCTCTCGCTCACCGGGAGTCTTGCGAGGGCGCATCGGATCGCGACGAGGGTCCTCGTCAGCACCCGGGATCACGTCGACTGA
- a CDS encoding ABC transporter permease gives MLRTIGRRLLFLIPTLLGLSILLFAWVRALPGGPAVALLGEKATPDAIARVNELYGFNKPILEQYFIWIGRLLQGDFGTSIQTNRPVVEEFFRRFPATIELSVVALIFAVGVGIPLGYWAARRHGKFTDHASVVLSLVGITIPVFFLAFILKYVFAVQLGWLPSDGRQDPRIDATHPTGFYVWDGLITGEFDAAWDAILHLVLPALALGTIPLAIIVRITRASVLEVQNADYVRTGRAKGVGASTLRSRFILRNAMLPVITTIGLQTGLLISGAVLTETVFAFPGIGSFLARAIFTRDFPVLQGFIIFIAIAYALINLAVDVSYSFIDPRVRVQ, from the coding sequence TTGCTGCGCACCATCGGCAGGCGACTGCTTTTCCTCATCCCCACCCTGCTCGGGCTCAGCATCCTGCTGTTCGCCTGGGTCAGGGCCCTGCCAGGCGGACCAGCGGTCGCCCTTCTCGGTGAGAAGGCGACCCCGGATGCCATCGCCAGGGTCAACGAGCTCTACGGCTTCAACAAGCCGATCCTGGAGCAGTACTTCATCTGGATCGGCCGGCTTCTGCAGGGCGACTTCGGGACGTCCATCCAGACGAACCGGCCCGTGGTGGAGGAGTTCTTCCGGCGCTTCCCGGCGACCATCGAGCTGAGCGTCGTGGCGCTCATCTTCGCCGTCGGCGTCGGCATCCCGCTCGGCTACTGGGCCGCGAGGCGGCACGGGAAGTTCACGGACCACGCGTCCGTGGTCCTGAGCCTCGTGGGCATCACCATCCCGGTGTTCTTCCTGGCGTTCATCCTCAAGTACGTCTTCGCGGTGCAGCTCGGCTGGCTGCCGTCCGACGGACGACAGGATCCGCGGATCGACGCGACGCATCCGACCGGCTTCTATGTCTGGGACGGGCTCATCACGGGCGAGTTCGACGCGGCGTGGGATGCGATCCTGCATCTCGTGCTGCCGGCGCTCGCACTCGGGACGATCCCGCTCGCGATCATCGTGCGCATCACCAGGGCGAGCGTCCTGGAGGTGCAGAACGCCGACTACGTGCGCACCGGCCGCGCCAAGGGCGTCGGCGCCTCGACGCTGCGCAGCCGGTTCATCCTGCGCAACGCGATGCTGCCGGTGATCACCACGATCGGGCTCCAGACGGGGCTCCTGATCTCGGGAGCCGTGCTCACGGAGACCGTGTTCGCGTTCCCCGGTATCGGATCGTTCCTCGCGAGGGCGATCTTCACCAGGGACTTCCCGGTGCTCCAGGGGTTCATCATCTTCATCGCGATCGCCTATGCGCTGATCAACCTGGCGGTCGACGTGTCCTACAGCTTCATCGATCCGAGAGTGCGGGTGCAGTGA
- a CDS encoding carbohydrate ABC transporter permease — MNPRPSVMSRVGTGIAIAAVLIFTLFPVYWMVSSALDAKASSGGQSLLPQEFTFDNFAFVLTDGGFGTYLRNSAIVAVVTVLVSALVCLLAAVAVARFRFKFRTTILMMILVVQMVPLEALVIPLFLQVKSLGLLNSILGLMVVYVALSLAFGIWMLRGFVAAVPVELEEAAYIDGASWWRMFRSILLPLVMPGLVATSIFSFITAWNEFIFAMTILGSATDQYTVSIGLKSFFGLHSNDWGSIMAASTIITIPVMVFFVIVQRRLSAGMVAGAVKG; from the coding sequence GTGAACCCGCGCCCGTCTGTCATGTCGCGCGTCGGGACCGGCATCGCGATCGCCGCCGTCCTGATCTTCACCCTGTTCCCCGTGTACTGGATGGTCTCCAGCGCGCTCGATGCGAAGGCATCCAGTGGCGGTCAGTCGCTGCTGCCGCAGGAGTTCACCTTCGACAACTTCGCCTTCGTGCTGACCGACGGCGGGTTCGGCACGTACCTGCGCAACTCCGCGATCGTGGCGGTCGTCACGGTGCTGGTCAGCGCCCTGGTCTGCCTGCTCGCCGCGGTGGCCGTCGCGCGATTCCGGTTCAAGTTCCGCACCACCATCCTGATGATGATCCTGGTCGTGCAGATGGTGCCGTTGGAGGCGCTCGTCATCCCGCTGTTCCTGCAGGTCAAGAGCCTCGGTCTACTCAACAGCATCCTCGGTCTGATGGTCGTGTACGTCGCCCTCTCGCTCGCCTTCGGGATCTGGATGCTGCGCGGATTCGTCGCAGCCGTCCCGGTAGAGCTCGAGGAGGCCGCGTACATCGACGGCGCCAGCTGGTGGCGGATGTTCCGCTCGATCCTGCTGCCGCTCGTGATGCCCGGTCTCGTCGCGACGAGCATCTTCAGCTTCATCACGGCGTGGAACGAGTTCATCTTCGCCATGACGATCCTCGGCAGCGCCACCGATCAGTACACGGTGTCCATCGGTCTGAAGTCGTTCTTCGGGCTGCACTCGAACGACTGGGGCAGCATCATGGCGGCCTCCACGATCATCACGATCCCGGTCATGGTGTTCTTCGTGATCGTGCAGCGTCGGCTCTCCGCCGGCATGGTCGCGGGCGCGGTGAAGGGATGA